One stretch of Arachis duranensis cultivar V14167 chromosome 1, aradu.V14167.gnm2.J7QH, whole genome shotgun sequence DNA includes these proteins:
- the LOC110280587 gene encoding uncharacterized protein LOC110280587 isoform X2 → MVTIMLSLRFTTILLITFILLPLTFSTAQQVSSSVKKTLVVAAGSMLENARSTPNVEIGVAAVGESDKSTRFIILGRKMMMSRNSSSSSIKPKKRCILAKCNNQQQEVVGEANNSLNTKENDGFIPLNADYFVPRPHPPKNN, encoded by the exons ATGGTCACAATAATGTTGTCGCTAAGGTTCACTACCATTCTCCTGATTACATTCATTTTGCTACCTCTCACATTTTCAACTGCACAGCAAG TTTCTTCATCAGTAAAGAAGACATTGGTGGTTGCCGCTGGAAGCATGCTTGAAAATGCAAGAAGCACACCGAACGTAGAG ATTGGTGTGGCAGCAGTTGGTGAGAGTGATAAAAGTACGAGGTTTATTATCCtcggaaggaagatgatgatgtCTAGAAATTCATCAAGTTCAAGCATCAAGCCCAAAAAGCGTTGCATACTTGCAAAGTGTAATAACCAGCAGCAAGAAGTAGTAGGAGAAGCAAATAATTCATTGAATACAAAGGAAAATGATGGGTTCATACCTTTGAACGCTGACTATTTTGTTCCAAGGCCTCACCCTCCTAAGAATAATTGA
- the LOC110280587 gene encoding uncharacterized protein LOC110280587 isoform X1, whose product MVTIMLSLRFTTILLITFILLPLTFSTAQQVSSSVKKTLVVAAGSMLENARSTPNVEQIGVAAVGESDKSTRFIILGRKMMMSRNSSSSSIKPKKRCILAKCNNQQQEVVGEANNSLNTKENDGFIPLNADYFVPRPHPPKNN is encoded by the exons ATGGTCACAATAATGTTGTCGCTAAGGTTCACTACCATTCTCCTGATTACATTCATTTTGCTACCTCTCACATTTTCAACTGCACAGCAAG TTTCTTCATCAGTAAAGAAGACATTGGTGGTTGCCGCTGGAAGCATGCTTGAAAATGCAAGAAGCACACCGAACGTAGAG CAGATTGGTGTGGCAGCAGTTGGTGAGAGTGATAAAAGTACGAGGTTTATTATCCtcggaaggaagatgatgatgtCTAGAAATTCATCAAGTTCAAGCATCAAGCCCAAAAAGCGTTGCATACTTGCAAAGTGTAATAACCAGCAGCAAGAAGTAGTAGGAGAAGCAAATAATTCATTGAATACAAAGGAAAATGATGGGTTCATACCTTTGAACGCTGACTATTTTGTTCCAAGGCCTCACCCTCCTAAGAATAATTGA